From the genome of Arthrobacter sp. ERGS1:01:
GCCGCCGTCGGGCATGATCCGCTCGTCGCCGGCAAGCCCGAGGCACCCCTGTTCCACACAGCCGCCAAGCGCCTCGGCGCCACGGCGCCGCTGGTGGTGGGGGACCGGCTGGACACCGACATCCTGGGCGGAAACAACGCGGGCATGGCCACGGCGCTGGTGCTCACCGGCGTCGACTCCGTCGACACCGCACTCCGGGCCCGCACGGCGGAGCGCCCGCGCTTCATCATCGAAAACCTGCAGGGCCTGTACCAGCCTTACCCGGAAACGACCCGGGCCGGCGGCGTCTTCACGTGTGGCGGGGAGCAGGCCGGCGTGGACGGAAACACCATCACCGTGACACTTTCCGGCAGCAACGACGACGGCAGCTGCGACCTCAACGCCGGGCGCGCCATGTGCGCAGCCTGGTGGGCGGCCGTGCCGGACTCGGACACCGTGACCGCCCCCCGCGTTGTCTTCCAGCGCGCCGGGCAGCTCGCGGCGGACTCCCGTGCGTGAGGAACCGGCCGGCCACGCCGCCGGATCCGGCCCCACGGGCGATCCCGCCGTGGACGCCGTCGTCGCGCGGGCGGGTGCTGCCGCAACCCTGCCCACCTCGGCCCACAACGGACTTTACGCAGAATTGCTCGAGGACCTCCAACGCGAGCTCGACGCCGATCCCGCCGCCGTCATGACGGGCGGCACGGCCCCGGGAGCCGTGCAGTGACCCGGCTCGACCAGGAACTGGTGAACCGCCAACTTGCCCGCTCCCGCACCCTCGCCGCCTCCCTCATCAAGGCCGGCCGCGTCAGCGTGGACGGCAAGCCGGCCGCCAAGGCGTCCCTGCCCGTAACGGCGGAGTCACCCATCGCTGTGTCCGACGACGGCGAACCCGACTACGTTTCCCGCGCCGGACACAAGCTGGCCGGCGCCCTGGCCTTCTTCCCGCAGGTCCAGGTGGCAGGAAAACGCTGCTTTGACGCGGGCGCCTCCACCGGCGGCTTCACCGACGTGCTGTTGCGCAACGGGGCAGCCTCCGTGGCCGCCGTCGACGTGGGCCACGGCCAACTCGTCGAATCCCTGCGCAACGACCCCCGCGTCGACGTCCATGAAGGCGTCAACATCCGCTACATGGAAGCGACGGAAATTGGTGGACCCGCGGACCTGACGGTCTGCGACCTCTCCTTCATCTCGCTGACCATGGTCATGGCACCCCTGGCCCTGGCAACACGCCCGGGCGGGGACCTGTTGCTCATGGTCAAGCCCCAGTTCGAGGTGGGCAAGGAGCGCCTGGCCCGCACCGGCGTCGTCGGCAGCGACAATGAGCGCCGCCGCGCCGTGGGGCAGGTGGCAAGCTCCGCCGTCGAGAACGGCCTGGTGCTGCGCGGTTTGGGAACCAGCACGCTGCCCGGCCAGGACGGAAATGTGGAGTATTTTCTGTGGGCCACCCGGGAACTGTCGGCGCAGGCACATAAGATCGAGGAACGGGACCGTGCCGTCGAGGAATTGCTGGCACGGCTCTGGCCCTGACCGACAACACTTGAGGAAGCACCGTAAGATGACACGCCGCGTCTTGATTCTTGCCCATACGGGGCGCGAGGAATCGATGATTGCCGCCCTCGAGGCCTGCGTACAACTCCACGCCAACAACATCGTGCCCGTCATGTACGCCGACGAACTGGCCGACATGACCGGGTACCTGGGTGTCTCCGACGTCCGCATGGAAATCCTGGACCGTGACGTCACCCTGGCCGACATTGAACTCGTCATGGTCCTGGGCGGCGACGGAACCATCCTGCGCGCCGCCGAACTGGTCCGCGAACACGACCTCCCGCTGCTGGGCGTCAACCTGGGCCATGTGGGGTTCCTGGCCGAAAGCGAACGGGCCGACCTCATCCAAACCGTCGACTGGGTGGTGCGCCGCGAATACTCCGTGGAGGAACGCATGACCCTCGACGTCAAGGTCAGGGTCAAGGGCAAGGTGGTCACCCACACCTGGGCCCTGAACGAGGTTGCCCTGGAAAAAGGCAACCGCGAACGCATGATCGAAGTCGTCACCGAAGTGGACGGCCGTCCGTTGAGCTCCTTCGGCTGCGACGGCGTGGTCATGGCCACGCCCACGGGATCCACCGCGTACGCATTTTCCGCCGGCGGACCCGTGGTGTGGCCCGAGGTGGAGGCGCTGCTCATGGTGCCCATCAGCGCCCACGCCCTTTTCGCCAAGCCCCTCGTCGTGGCGCCCACCTCCACCCTCGCCGTGGAGGTACTGACCCGCAATGGCGCCCACGGCGTGATTTGGTGTGACGGTCGGCGTACCGTGGACCTGCTGCCGGGCGCCCGGATCGAGGTGACCCGCTCCAGCCAGCCGGTCAAACTGGCCAGGACCCAGCAGTCGCCGTTCTCCGAACGCCTGGTGCGCAAGTTTGAACTGCCGGTCCAGGGCTGGCGCGGACCCTCCACGGAGGAAGCCGTGCCGCCCACCTCGCAGCTGCCCATCATCAGAAGCCCCAAACCCAAGTCCTCGCCGGAGGGTCATCACACAGGGCCCATCCCGCCCGTGCCGGACCTGACAGTCGCCCCGGCCCACCTGCCCAGCACCTTTGAAGGGGTTGCACCACTTCATGATTGAGGAAATCCGGATCCGCGACCTCGGGGTCATCTCCGAGTCCACTCTGCCCCTGGGCCCCGGCCTGAGCGTCGTCAGCGGTGAAACCGGCGCGGGCAAGACCATGGTGGTGACCGCCGTCGGGCTGCTGCTGGGCAACCGGGCCGACGCCGGCGCCGTGCGCAACGGCGCCAAGTCGGCCTCGGCCGAGGCCACGCTGACCCTTCCCAAAGGGCACGCCGCCCTGGCGCGGGCACTGGAGGCCGGCGCCGACATTGATGAGTTCGACGGCGGCGCCGAACTGATCCTGGCCCGCACCGTCAGTGCCGACGGCCGCAGCCGGGCCCACGTGGGCGGCCGCAGCGCACCCATTGGCGTCCTGACCGAACTGGGGGAGACCCTGGTGGCCGTGCACGGGCAATCGGACCAGATCAGGCTCAAGAACCCCGCGGCCCAGCGCGAGGCGCTGGACAAATTTGCCGCCGAGGCGCAAAAGCAGTTCCCGGCCGCCATGGAAAAGTACCGGGCCGTTTTTGAGCGGTGGCGGGCCGCCCGCGCCGAACTGGAACTCCTGCGCACCTCCAGCCGGGAGCGGTTGCGGGAAGCCGAATCGCTGACCGCCGCACTGGCCGAGATCGACGCCGTCGATCCCCGTGAGGCGGAGGACGAGCAACTCAAGGCCGAGGCCGTGAAGCTGGGCAACGTGGAGGAACTGCGCCGAGCGTCCCTGGGCGCGCACGAGGCCCTGATCGCCGAGGACTACGGCGACGGGCCCGACGCCGTGACGCTCGTCGACACCGCCAAGCGCCTGCTGGAGACCGTTGCGGACTCCGATGAGGAACTGGCCGAGACCGCCAAGCGGATTTCCGAGGTGGGGTTCCTGCTGGCCGACATCGCCCGCGATCTTGCCGGCTACGCAACGTCCCTTGACTCCGAGGGTCCCGGCCGGCTGGCCGAGGTTGAGGACCGCCGCGGCGAGCTTGGCGTGCTGGTGCGCAAATACGCGCCCAGCATTGACGAGGTGCTCGTGTGGGCCGACGCCGCCCGGACGCGCCTGGATGACCTGACGGACGATTCGGGCCGCATTGAAAAGCTCGACGCCGAGGTGGCCGCCGCCGTCGTCGAACTTGAGGCGCTGGCAGCCGACGTCACCCGGCTGCGCCGCACCGCCGCGGACAAGCTCTCCAAGCAGGTCAGTGCCGAACTCAAGGCGCTGGCCATGCCCGACGCCAAGCTCGTCATCGAAATCACCCCCGCCGAACGCGGCATCCACGGCGCCGACGACATCACGTTCCTGCTCCAGCCGCACGCCGGCTCCTCGCCGCGGCCGCTGGGCAAGGGCGCCTCCGGCGGTGAGCTCTCCCGCGTGATGTTGGCGCTGGAAGTGGTGCTGGCCGCCGTCGACCCCGTCCCGACGTTCATCTTCGACGAGGTGGACTCGGGCGTGGGAGGCAAGGCCGCCGTCGAAATCGGGCGCCGGCTGGCCATGCTGGCCCGGCACGTGCAGGTTTTGGTGGTCACCCACCTGCCGCAGGTTGCCGCATTTGCGGACCAGCATATCCTTGTAACCAAAAGCTCTGTGAGCAAGACCTCAGGAGGCGGCATCACCACCAGCAATGTGCGGCTTTTGAACGATGAGGAGCGGGTGCGCGAACTGGCCCGCATGTTGGCAGGGCAGGAGGATTCGGCAACCGCGCAGGCACACGCCAAGGAATTGTTGGCAGACGCCCGGCGGGCAACACCGTAGGACCAACGCATTTCACGCGGCGGCGGTGCATCTCACAGGCGCCCGCGAACCATTATTGGCTCATTAGATGATAGGCTCGAATTCCGTGGTGCAACGATCAAATTCCCGGTTCAGTGGTCAGTCCAAGACGACCAAACACATCTTCGTCACCGGCGGCGTAGCGTCCTCGCTGGGTAAGGGACTGACGGCTTCCAGCCTCGGCCACCTGCTCCGTGCGCGCGGCCTCTCGGTCACAATGCAAAAGCTCGATCCCTACCTCAACGTGGATCCGGGCACAATGAATCCCTTCCAACATGGCGAAGTCTTCGTCACCGACGACGGTGCCGAAACAGACCTCGACATTGGCCACTACGAGCGCTTCCTGGACGAAAACCTCGAAGGCTCCGCCAATGTCACCACCGGCCAGGTGTACTCGACAGTCATCGCCAAGGAACGCCGCGGCGAATACCTGGGCGACACCGTGCAGGTCATCCCGCACATCACCGATGAAATCAAGCGCCGCATGCGCCTGCCCGCCGAGGGCACGAACGCCCCCGACGTCATCATCACCGAAATTGGCGGCACCGTTGGCGACATCGAGTCGCAGCCGTTCCTGGAGTCCGCACGCCAGGTGCGCCAGGACATCGGCCGCAACAACGTGTTCTTCGCCCATGTCTCCCTGGTGCCCTACATTGGCCCGTCCCAGGAACTGAAGACCAAGCCGACGCAGCACTCCGTTGCCGCGCTGCGCTCCCTCGGCATCCAGCCCGACGCGCTGATCCTGCGCTCGGACCGTGTGCTCCCCGAGGCCATGCATGCCAAGATCGGCCGTGCCTGCGACGTCGACGTCGAAGCCGTCATCGGCTGCCCGGACGCCCCGAGCATCTACGACATCCCCAAGACGCTGCACTCCCAGGGCCTGGACTCCTACATCGTCCGCGCCCTGGACCTGGCGTTCAAGGACGTCGACTGGACCAAGTGGGACAAGCTCCTCGAAGCCGTCCACAACCCGCTGCACCACATCGAGATCGCCCTGGTCGGCAAGTACATCGACCTGCCGGACGCGTACCTCTCGGTCACCGAAGCCCTGCGTGCCGGCGGGTTCGCCAACAGCACCAAGGTCAAGATCCGCTGGGTCCCCTCCGACGACTGCGAAACCGAAGCCGGCGCCCGCAAGGCCATCGGCGATGTCGACGCGATCTGCGTCCCCGGCGGCTTCGGCATCCGCGGGCTCGAAGGCAAGCTGGGCGCCCTGAAGTTCGCCCGCGAAAACCAGATCCCCACCCTGGGGCTGTGCCTGGGCCTGCAGTCGATGGTCATCGAGTACGCCCGCAACGTGGTCGGCCTGGAAGGCGCATCCTCCTCCGAGTTCGACGACAACCCCACCTACCCGGTCATCGCCACGATGGAAGAGCAGCTGGACATCGTCGACGGCAAGGGCGACCTGGGCGGCACCATGCGCCTGGGCCTGTACCCGGCCGTGCTCACCGAGGGCTCCGTCATCGCCGAAACGTACGGCACCACGGACGTCTCCGAACGCCACCGTCACCGCTACGAGGTCAACAACAAGTACCGCGCCCAGATCGCCGATGCCGGGCTCGTGTTCTCCGGAACGTCCCCCGACGGCAAGCTCGTGGAATTCGTGGAACTGCCCCGCGAGGTGCACCCGTACTACGTCTCCACCCAGGCACACCCGGAACTGAGCTCGCGCCCCACCCGGCCGCACCCGCTCTTTGCCGGCTTGGTTGCCGCCGCCCTGGACCGCCAGAACGCCACCCGGTTGCTGGACGCCTAGAGTGAACACCCCCGGGACACCGTCGACGACGGCTGACGCACCTTCCGCCGCAGCCTTCGCGGGGCAGGCGGAACCGGTGGCCGATTCCATCAGCCACCGCACGCTGCAGTCGTCGTCGACGGTGTACCAGGGACGCATTTGGGACGTCGTTTCCGACACGTTCACCCTGGCCCCTGGCACGGCCCCGCTGACCCGCGACTACATCGCCCACCCGGGCGCGGTCGCCGTCGTAGTGCTCAACGAGGCCAACCAGGTGCTGTTGCTGCGACAGTACCGCCACCCCGTCCAGATGGACCTGTGGGAGATCCCCGCCGGGCTGCTGGACGTCGAAGGCGAGGACTTCCTGACCGGCGCTGCCCGCGAACTGGCCGAGGAGGCGGACCTGACATCCGCCACCTGGCACGTCCTGACGGACTTCTTCAACTCCCCGGGATCCTCCAGCGAGGCAATCCGGATCTACCTGGCCCGAGGGATCAGTTATATTCCCGAGGACGAGCGGCACGTGCGCACCGAGGAGGAAGCCGAGATCGCCTTCCGCTGGGTGGACCTGGACGAGGCCGCCGCCGCCGTTTTGGCCGGACGCATCCACAACCCGTCAGCCGTCGTCGGCATCCTGGCCGCAGCCACCGCCGCACGCGACGGCTTCGACTCCCTGCGCGCCGCCGACGCCCCCTGGCCGGCACACCCGGGCCACCGCGGCCAATGACGGCGTCCGGCACAACCACGGCGTTGGGCCGGGGCATCGAGGAATACCTCCAACACGTGGGCGTGGAACGCGGTCTGGCCGCCAACACCCTGGCCGCCTACCGGCGCGATTTGCTGCGCTATGAGCACTTCCTGTCCGCCGCCCGGGTTTGTGCTCCGGCGGACATCACCCGCCACCACGTGAGCACCTTTGCCCAGGGGCTCTCCGACGGCGCCGACGGGGGAGCGGCCCTAGCCCTGCGCTCGGCAGCCCGCACCATCGTCGCCGTGCGCGGACTCCACAAGTTCTGGGCCCTGGAGGGGCTCACCGAGGCAGACCCCGCCGCCGACGTCCACCCGCCCATGGCCGGGCGCCGCCTCCCCAAGGCCATCAGTGTTGGCGACGTCACCCGGATCCTGGAGGCCGCAGGCTCCGACACCGCGGCCGGGCTGCGGGACGCCGCCATGCTTGAGTTCTTGTACTCCACCGGTGCCCGCATCAGCGAGGCCGTGGGACTCGATGTGGACGATCTTGTCCTGGCCGCGTCCGACGACGCCGGCCCCTCCCTGGTGCGGCTGTTCGGCAAGGGCTCCAAGGAACGGCTCGTGCCGATCGGCTCCTACGCATTGCGTGCTCTGGAGGCGTACCTGGTGCGCGGGCGCGGATCCCTGGCCGCGAAGGGCAAGGGCACCCCGGCGCTGTTCCTGAACACCCGCGGCGGGCGCATCAGCCGGCAAAGTGCCTGGACCATCCTGAAGGCCGCCGCCGAGCGGGCCCAGGTGGAGGCCGATGTTTCCCCGCACACGTTGCGCCACTCCTTTGCCACCCACCTGCTGGAGGGCGGTGCCGACGTCCGTGTGGTCCAGGAACTCCTGGGGCACGCCTCGGTCACCACGACCCAGGTGTACACGCTGGTCACGGCCGACACGCTGCGTGAGGTGTATGCCGCAGCCCACCCGCGGGCGCTGGGCTGATCCGGCACGGTAGCGTAGGGACCATGAGCGAAGCCGCCGCGTATTTCCGCGCCAAATTGAACTTTGAAATCGACGTCATGGACGTCCACACGGGGCTGCCGGCCGGCGAATTCGTGCTCGTCGACACCCGGCGGCACGCCTCCTGGGAGCACGGCCACGTCCCCGGCGCACTGCACCTGCCCACGGCGCAGATCCCGGACCAGGCGGCCGTGCTGATTCCCGCCGGGACACCCGTGGTGGTGTATTCGTGGGGCCCCGGCTGCAACGGCAGCACGTTCGCGGCCCTCGCCTTCGCCGAACTCGGCTACCCGGTGCGGGAAATGATCGGCGGGATCGAATACTGGGCCCGCAACGGCCTGCCCGTGGAAACCTCCGACGGCGTCACGGCCGCGAGCACGGACCCCCTCGTCACGGCCGACTGACCCGCCGTCGAACACAAAAACGCCCCCGCGGGGTTCTGTGTTGCAGTTATTGGAGCAAAAACGGCGGGAAACCGCTTTCATCGTCCAACAACTGCAACACAGTCGCGGGGGCGCGTGGAGCTCGAGGGCTACGCGGTGACGGCCAGGGCGTCGATTTCCACGAGCATGACCTCGTGCGGCAGGTCGACGAAGACCGTGGTGCGGGAGGGGAGGGCGCCGCTGGGCACGTTCTCCTTGATGAAGTCGCCGTAAACCTCGTTCATGGCGGGGAAGTCGTCGCGCGTGGTCAGGTAGACGCGGAACATGATGACGTCCTCCACGGAGGAGCCGCCGGCTTCCAGGATGGCCTTGACGTTCTCGAGCGTGCGACGGGTCTGGACGCGGACGTCGCCGGCACCGATGTACTCGTTGACGGTGGGGTCCATGGGGCCCTGGCCGGAGACCTGGAACATGTTGCCCTTCTTCACGCCCTGCGAGAAGACGTGGGCCGGAGCCGGGGCGTTTTCGGTCAATACAACAGTTTTTTCACTCATCGAGTGTTCCTTTCAGTGGCAACCCAGCCCAAATCGGTGGAGATGGCCTGTGTCCCTTGTTTTAGTACGGGTAGTAATTTCAGGAGGTCTTCATAGCTGAGCAGCACCACGGGGACGGAGAACGACGCCGCCCCGACGACCCGCCCGGTCGCGTCCCGGATGGGCGCGGCGATGCAGTGCACAAAGGATTCGTGCTCCGACTTGTCATGCGCCCAGCCCTGTTCGTGGACGAGTGCCAGCTCGGCCAGCAGTTCCTCCGGGGTGGTCAGCGTGTTCTCGGTCATCTTGATGTAGTCAAGGCCCGCGGCAATGTGTTCCTGTCGGGAGCGCGGCATGTCCGCCAGGATCACCTTCGCCACGGCCGCCGAATGCAGCGCCGCGGTCAGCCCGATCCGGGAATACATGCGCACGGGGTGGTGGGACTCGAACTTGTCGATGTACACCACCTCGGCGCCCTCCAGCTGTGCCAGGTGGACGGTGTGGCCCGTGAGGTCGTTGAGCCGGGCCAGGTGCGGGCGGGCCACCTGGCGCAGGTCGCGTTGTTCCAGGGCGCGGGAGGAGAGCTCGAAGAGCCGCCGGCCCAGCTGGAACTGCCCGGCGTCGTTGCGCACCAGGAAGTGTTCGCTTTCCAGTGAGTGCAGCAGCCGCATGATGGTGGTCTTGTGTACATCCGAGCCCGACGCCAGCTCGTCCAGGGTGGCGGGATGTTCGGCAATCCGGGTCATCAGCCCCAGTGCCCGCACCAGGCTCTGGCTCATGGCACGCTCGCTGCGAGGGCGGGGGATTCGATCCGGCCGGGGCCCACGGTGGTTGCCGCCCAGTCAGCCTCGGAGCAGCCCAGGATGCGGTCAAGGATGTTGGTGGCCGGCAGCGGTCCGCGGTCGCCGGGCACCGTCAGGGTGCAGGCGGCGCTGAGGTGTCCACGCCGCAGCGAGGAGCGCTGGTCCAGGCCAAACAGCATGCCGCTCAGGTATCCGGCGGCAAAGGCGTCGCCCGCGCCCACTGGCTCCAGCACGTCCACGCTCAGCGAGGGGACCTCCACGCGTTCGCCGTCGCGCATCAGCGCGATCGCCGAGGTGTCGGCGTTCTTGAGCACCAGCACGGCCGGATCCGGCAGCAGTGCGCGGAGTTCGGCCTCGTCGTTGGTGCCGAAGGCGGGGAGGGCCTCGTCGGTGCCCACCAGTACGACGTCGGCCTGGTTGGCCAGGGTGCGCAGCACGCCGCGGTCCTCATGGGCCCAGAGCGCCCCGCGCCAGTTGATGTCAAAGGAGATGAGCCGGCCGTTGCGCGGGCCGGCCAGGATTGCGGCAAGCATGGCCCGGCAGCTGGGGGAGAGGGCGGCCGTAATGCCACTGAGGTGGATCAGCCCGGCCGCGTCCAGCAGTGCGGCGACGTTGGGGCTTGCCAGCAGCTCCGGTCCCATGGCGGAGGCCGCGGAACCTTGGCGGTAGTACAGGACGGAACTCTCGCCGTCGTCGGACGCGGCGGAGGCGGGGATCTTCACGTACAGGCCCGTGGGCCGATCCGGGTCCGCCTCGACACCCATGGTGCCGACGCTGTGGGCGGCAAGGTCGTTGAGGATGCGGGTGCCAAAACCGTCCTGGCCCACCCGGCCCACCCAGTGGGCGTCAACGCCCATGGCGGCCAGGCCCATGGCCACGTTGGACTCCGCCCCGCCCACGCCGTAGAAGAGTTCGGTGGCCTCCGACAGCGGCACGTTGTCCGTGGGGGTGAGCATGGCCATTGTCTCTCCGATGCATACAACTGAAAGCATGGACCTTCTGCACTTCCTCTCACGGAATTGTGGGGCGATGGCGGCGCCATCGCCGTCTTGACGGACGAATCCAGACCATGTTAGACATGTCGTTAGTGAGTTTGCAACCAGCGTTGCAAAATACGCAACGGGGCCGGAGTGCTGGCCCGTGAAGGGAATTGGCAGTGGGCACCACAGTGGGCAGCAACGCAGCATCGACGGACACCGGCGCAACGATCGAACCGGGCATCAACAATGCCATGGTCGACAGGCTCGACGACGTGGAGCTGGGTTGGCGGTTCAAGGCCGTCCCCGCCGCCGCGCACGGCCAAAGCGCCGGCGGCTACGTCAACTCCGGCGTGCACCTGGCCGATCTGCAAACACCCCTCCTGACCCTCGACGCCGCCGTCATGGCCGCCAACGTGGACCGCATGGCCCGCTGGTGCGCCGAAAAGGGCGTGCTCCTGGCACCCCACGGCAAGACCACCATGGCACCGCAGCTGTGGCGCCAACAGCTTGAAAACGGCGCATGGGGCATCACCTTGGCCAACGCCTCCCAGCTGCGCGTGGGCCACGCCTTCGGCCTGCGCCGCGTCATGGTGGCCAACACGCTCAGCGATCCGCAGGCCGTCACCTGGCTTGCCGGCGCACAGGGCCCCGACTTCTCCGTCGTGTCCTGGGTCGATTCGCTCCAAAGCGTCGCCCTCCTGGACGCCACCCTGGCCGCCATCCCCGAAGCCGTCCCCGGCTCCGACGCCGTGCTGGACGTGATCGTGGAGCTCGGCGGCAACGGCGGACGCACCGGCGCCCGCACCGTGGCCGAGGCCCTGGCGATTGCCCGCGCGGTCCACGCCTCGAGCCACCTGCGCCTCGTGGGCGTGGGCGGCTATGAAGGCTCCCTGGCCCACACCGCCGACGCCGGCGCATTGGGCACCGTGCGCGGCTACCTGTCCGCCGTGAAGGAGCTGCACGAACACCTTCTCGCCGCCGATCTGTACGCCGCCGACGCCGACATCATCCTCACGGCCGGCGGCAGCGCCTACTTCGACGACGTCGTGGACGTCCTGGCAGGCAGCGCCACCAACGGCACGTCCCCTTCAGGCGCCGCGGGCCAGCGCGTTGAGCTGATCATCCGCAGCGGCGCCTACATGGTGCACGACGACGGCTTCTACCGCGGCATCTCGCCGTTTGGCCGGGGTGCGGAGGCCGAGGCCGGGCACGCTCCCTTCGCCTCGGCCATGCACGCCTGGGCCCGGGTGGTGTCCGCACCCGAACCCGGCCTGGCGATCCTGGACGCCGGCAAGCGCGACCTGCCGGTCGATGAGGGCCTGCCCGAACCCCAACTGCTGGGCCATGCCCTGGGCGGGGAGATGGCCACCCTGGACGGTGCAACCATCAGCTCCGTCAACGACCAGCACAGCTTCCTGCGCTACGACCCCGAGACCACCACGGTCGCCATTGGCGACGTGGTCCGGCTGGGCCTGTCCCACCCGTGCACCGCGTTCGACAAGTGGACGCTCATCCCCGTGCTGGCCTCCGCCGCCGACGACCGCGTGGTGGAGCTCATCCACACGTTCTTCTAGACCGTCGTGACAAACACACCCAACGCCCCGCAGCAGCTCATTGCCAACGCCACGGTCGTGGACGGAACGGGCGCGCCCCGGTTCGCGGCCGACGTCGTCCTGGTCGGCGGGAAGATCCAGGCCATCACCGCGCCGGGCACCCATGCCCCCGGCCCCGGCGTCATCGACGCCACGGGGCTTGTGCTCAGCCCCGGATTCATCGACATGCACGCCCACTCGGACCTGCAACTGTTCCTGAACCCCGGTCACTACGCCAAGCTCAGCCAGGGCGTCACCACCGAACTACTGGGCCAGGACGGGCTCTCCTACGCCCCGATCGACGACGCCACCCTCGACGGCGTGCGGCAAAAGATCGCCGGCTGGAACGACAACCCGGCGGACTTCGATTTTTCCTGGCGCACCGTGGCGCAATACCTTGACCGGCTCGACGAGGGCATCGCCACGAACGCCGCCTACCTGGTGCCGCAGGGCACCGTGCGGGCCATGGTGCACGGCTTCGGCGAAGGTGACGCCACGGACGCGGAAATCGCCGCCCAGCAGGCCGTGATCCGCCAGGCCATGGAGGACGGCGCCGTGGGCATGTCCTCGGGCCTGACCTACACGCCGGGCATGTACGCCACCACCGAGGAATTGGCACAGCTGTGCTCCGTGGTGGCCGAGTTTGGCGGCTTCTACGCCCCGCACCACCGCTCCTACGGCAAGGGCGCGCTGGAGGCCTACGACGAGATGATCGAGCTCAGCCGGGAGACCGGCTGCGCCCTCCACCTCTCGCACGCCACCATGAACTTCGCCCCCAACAAGGGGCGGGCGCCGGAACTTCTGGGCCTGATTGACCGTGCCCTCGACGACGGCGTGGACATCACGCTGGACACCTACCCGTACCTGCCCGGTGCCACCACGCTTTCGGCGATCCTGCCCAGTTGGGCGTCGGCGGGCGGCAGCCAGGCCACCATGGACAGGCTGCGGGACCCGGACACGCTGGCCCGGATCCGTGAAAACGTGGAGATCTACGGCTCCGACGGCTGCCACGGCGTGGTGGCCGAGTGGGAGACCCTGGAAATTTCCGGGGTCAAGAACCCGGAACTGAACCACTACGTGGGCAAGACCATCGAGGCCATCGCCGCCGAGACGGGCGCCGAACCGTTCGAGACGTTCGTGGACATCCTGCTGCGCGACAAGATGGCCACCGGCATCCTCCAGCACGTGGGGCACGAGGAAAACGTGCAGGCCATCATGGTCCACCGCACCCACACAGGCGGCAGCGACGGCATCCTTGTCGGCGGGAAACCGCACCCGCGCGCCTGGGGAACGTTCCCGAAGTTCCTGGGCCACTACAGCCGCGAGCTGGGCCTGCTCAGCCTCGAGGAGATGGTCAACCACCTCACCGGGCGGCCCGCCGCCCGGCTGAAGCTCGTGGACCGGGGCCTGGTCCGCGAGGGCTTCGCCGCCGACCTGGTCCTGTTCGACCCGGCCACCGTGGACGCTACGGCCACCTTCGAAAACCCCCGCCAGGCTGCGGCCGGCATCCACTACGTCTTTGTCAACGGCGTCGCCGCCATCACCGCGGGCAACCCGACCGGCGCACTTGCCGGCCGCGCACTGCGCCGCACCCCGGAAGGAACCCTCCCCACCCATGAATAACGAAGAATTCATCGCCCGCCTCGAAGCGGACCGCACCATCGCCGTGGTCCGCGCCCCCGACATCGCGGACGCCGCCGAACTCTGCCGCGCCCTCGTGGCCGGCGGCATCACCGGCGTCGAGCTGACCTACACCACGCCCAACCTGCTCAAGCACGTGGCCCGTGCCGCCGAAACCGCGGCCGA
Proteins encoded in this window:
- a CDS encoding TlyA family RNA methyltransferase; the encoded protein is MTRLDQELVNRQLARSRTLAASLIKAGRVSVDGKPAAKASLPVTAESPIAVSDDGEPDYVSRAGHKLAGALAFFPQVQVAGKRCFDAGASTGGFTDVLLRNGAASVAAVDVGHGQLVESLRNDPRVDVHEGVNIRYMEATEIGGPADLTVCDLSFISLTMVMAPLALATRPGGDLLLMVKPQFEVGKERLARTGVVGSDNERRRAVGQVASSAVENGLVLRGLGTSTLPGQDGNVEYFLWATRELSAQAHKIEERDRAVEELLARLWP
- a CDS encoding NAD kinase — protein: MTRRVLILAHTGREESMIAALEACVQLHANNIVPVMYADELADMTGYLGVSDVRMEILDRDVTLADIELVMVLGGDGTILRAAELVREHDLPLLGVNLGHVGFLAESERADLIQTVDWVVRREYSVEERMTLDVKVRVKGKVVTHTWALNEVALEKGNRERMIEVVTEVDGRPLSSFGCDGVVMATPTGSTAYAFSAGGPVVWPEVEALLMVPISAHALFAKPLVVAPTSTLAVEVLTRNGAHGVIWCDGRRTVDLLPGARIEVTRSSQPVKLARTQQSPFSERLVRKFELPVQGWRGPSTEEAVPPTSQLPIIRSPKPKSSPEGHHTGPIPPVPDLTVAPAHLPSTFEGVAPLHD
- the recN gene encoding DNA repair protein RecN, which translates into the protein MIEEIRIRDLGVISESTLPLGPGLSVVSGETGAGKTMVVTAVGLLLGNRADAGAVRNGAKSASAEATLTLPKGHAALARALEAGADIDEFDGGAELILARTVSADGRSRAHVGGRSAPIGVLTELGETLVAVHGQSDQIRLKNPAAQREALDKFAAEAQKQFPAAMEKYRAVFERWRAARAELELLRTSSRERLREAESLTAALAEIDAVDPREAEDEQLKAEAVKLGNVEELRRASLGAHEALIAEDYGDGPDAVTLVDTAKRLLETVADSDEELAETAKRISEVGFLLADIARDLAGYATSLDSEGPGRLAEVEDRRGELGVLVRKYAPSIDEVLVWADAARTRLDDLTDDSGRIEKLDAEVAAAVVELEALAADVTRLRRTAADKLSKQVSAELKALAMPDAKLVIEITPAERGIHGADDITFLLQPHAGSSPRPLGKGASGGELSRVMLALEVVLAAVDPVPTFIFDEVDSGVGGKAAVEIGRRLAMLARHVQVLVVTHLPQVAAFADQHILVTKSSVSKTSGGGITTSNVRLLNDEERVRELARMLAGQEDSATAQAHAKELLADARRATP
- a CDS encoding CTP synthase: MIGSNSVVQRSNSRFSGQSKTTKHIFVTGGVASSLGKGLTASSLGHLLRARGLSVTMQKLDPYLNVDPGTMNPFQHGEVFVTDDGAETDLDIGHYERFLDENLEGSANVTTGQVYSTVIAKERRGEYLGDTVQVIPHITDEIKRRMRLPAEGTNAPDVIITEIGGTVGDIESQPFLESARQVRQDIGRNNVFFAHVSLVPYIGPSQELKTKPTQHSVAALRSLGIQPDALILRSDRVLPEAMHAKIGRACDVDVEAVIGCPDAPSIYDIPKTLHSQGLDSYIVRALDLAFKDVDWTKWDKLLEAVHNPLHHIEIALVGKYIDLPDAYLSVTEALRAGGFANSTKVKIRWVPSDDCETEAGARKAIGDVDAICVPGGFGIRGLEGKLGALKFARENQIPTLGLCLGLQSMVIEYARNVVGLEGASSSEFDDNPTYPVIATMEEQLDIVDGKGDLGGTMRLGLYPAVLTEGSVIAETYGTTDVSERHRHRYEVNNKYRAQIADAGLVFSGTSPDGKLVEFVELPREVHPYYVSTQAHPELSSRPTRPHPLFAGLVAAALDRQNATRLLDA
- a CDS encoding NUDIX domain-containing protein — protein: MADSISHRTLQSSSTVYQGRIWDVVSDTFTLAPGTAPLTRDYIAHPGAVAVVVLNEANQVLLLRQYRHPVQMDLWEIPAGLLDVEGEDFLTGAARELAEEADLTSATWHVLTDFFNSPGSSSEAIRIYLARGISYIPEDERHVRTEEEAEIAFRWVDLDEAAAAVLAGRIHNPSAVVGILAAATAARDGFDSLRAADAPWPAHPGHRGQ